Proteins co-encoded in one bacterium genomic window:
- a CDS encoding transketolase, giving the protein MLKDFRKLEDKAHYICNQVLDMCIKAGTGHVTSSLSCAEILVALYYGGILNYDASNPEWCDRDRFVLSKGQASPILYTILADVGFFPKTKLAKFGQANGAVGVHMQCDVAGVEITAGSLGHGLGIGAGMALAARMDRKHYLTFVLLGDGECHEGSIWESAMFAGHHQLNNLITIVDRNWLCATDFTENCVRLDPMDEKWKAFGFEVVSINGHSFQEIFSALDGFRSRRLHKPLMIIANTVKGKGISFMEDQPLWHSVAPKGKDAKRAKIELSKRGE; this is encoded by the coding sequence ATGTTAAAAGATTTTAGAAAATTGGAAGATAAAGCCCATTACATCTGCAATCAAGTTTTGGATATGTGTATTAAGGCGGGTACTGGACATGTTACATCTTCACTTTCGTGCGCAGAAATTCTTGTAGCGCTTTATTATGGAGGAATACTTAATTATGATGCTTCTAATCCTGAGTGGTGTGATCGGGATAGATTTGTCCTGAGCAAGGGACAAGCAAGTCCTATTTTGTATACAATATTGGCTGATGTCGGGTTTTTCCCAAAAACTAAACTGGCTAAGTTTGGCCAGGCAAATGGTGCTGTTGGAGTTCATATGCAGTGCGATGTTGCCGGAGTAGAAATTACTGCTGGTTCCCTGGGTCATGGTTTAGGGATTGGGGCAGGTATGGCACTTGCGGCAAGAATGGATAGAAAGCATTATCTGACTTTTGTTCTTTTGGGAGATGGAGAATGCCATGAAGGCTCAATATGGGAGTCTGCCATGTTTGCAGGTCATCACCAACTAAATAATTTAATTACCATAGTTGACAGAAATTGGCTTTGCGCTACGGACTTTACAGAAAATTGCGTTCGTCTCGATCCTATGGATGAAAAATGGAAAGCATTTGGTTTTGAGGTAGTTAGTATTAATGGGCATAGTTTTCAGGAAATCTTTAGTGCTCTTGATGGATTTCGTTCAAGGAGACTCCATAAGCCATTAATGATTATTGCAAACACGGTGAAAGGTAAGGGAATAAGTTTTATGGAAGATCAACCGTTATGGCATTCTGTAGCTCCCAAAGGCAAAGACGCTAAAAGAGCAAAAATTGAGTTAAGTAAAAGAGGAGAGTAA
- a CDS encoding 1-deoxy-D-xylulose-5-phosphate synthase, translating to MASITMRDAFFNKLYEIAKNDRNVIVVSADMGAPSLDKFRRDLPSQFINVGIAEQNMVTVATGLALTGKNVYTYAIMPFASLRCYEFIKVDFSLMNIGVTTIGVGSGFGYPDSGPTHHSTEDISALRALPNMTILNSSSNRMVEKFTEISYNMSTPCYIRLDRGLVPEVYDKSENFSNGLAMLKTGKDLYIIATGNMVDQAFKVVKKLSEHSIDAGIIDLYRIKPINTKLLIKYIKNAHRIVTLEEHFLAGGMGSAVVENLTDNGISIPIKRIGVPDKYYYAYGNRDDINLECGLDTETVAKIILKWVKKI from the coding sequence ATGGCAAGTATTACGATGAGGGATGCATTTTTTAATAAATTATATGAAATTGCTAAGAATGATAGAAATGTTATTGTTGTTAGTGCTGATATGGGAGCTCCAAGTCTTGATAAGTTTAGAAGGGACTTACCTTCTCAATTTATCAATGTTGGTATAGCTGAACAAAATATGGTGACTGTTGCGACAGGTTTAGCTCTAACTGGCAAAAATGTTTATACTTACGCCATCATGCCGTTTGCTTCATTGCGATGTTATGAATTTATAAAAGTTGATTTTTCTCTTATGAATATTGGTGTGACCACTATAGGTGTTGGTTCAGGCTTTGGTTATCCTGATTCAGGACCTACCCATCATTCTACAGAGGATATCTCTGCTTTGCGTGCGCTTCCAAATATGACGATACTAAATTCGTCTAGTAACCGGATGGTAGAAAAGTTTACGGAGATATCATATAACATGTCAACTCCATGCTACATCAGGTTAGATAGAGGATTAGTGCCTGAAGTTTATGATAAAAGCGAAAATTTCTCCAATGGATTAGCAATGCTTAAAACAGGCAAAGACCTGTATATAATTGCAACCGGGAATATGGTTGATCAAGCATTTAAAGTTGTTAAAAAGCTATCAGAACATTCTATAGATGCAGGGATTATCGATTTATATAGAATAAAGCCTATTAATACAAAATTACTCATAAAATACATAAAAAACGCGCATCGAATAGTAACATTGGAAGAACATTTTCTTGCTGGGGGAATGGGGTCTGCTGTTGTGGAAAATTTAACTGACAATGGGATAAGTATTCCAATTAAACGTATTGGGGTTCCGGATAAATATTATTATGCTTATGGCAATAGAGATGACATAAATCTTGAGTGTGGATTGGATACAGAGACTGTTGCTAAAATAATTTTAAAATGGGTAAAAAAGATCTAA